In Streptomyces nojiriensis, one genomic interval encodes:
- a CDS encoding DUF3093 domain-containing protein: MQLSTAHHDERLTAPRSWWGIAVLVGLACALMLLPLGTMPLLAGLVGGTALAGLVVSSYGSARVRVVGGALAAGDARIPVTALGEPEILDAEESRAWRTYKADTRAFMLMRSYVPTAVRVEVTDPADPTPYVYVSTREPQALVAALQAARTQAA; encoded by the coding sequence ATGCAGCTCTCCACCGCGCACCACGACGAACGTCTGACCGCCCCCCGATCCTGGTGGGGCATCGCCGTCCTGGTCGGCCTCGCGTGCGCGCTGATGCTGCTGCCGCTGGGCACGATGCCGCTGCTGGCCGGTCTGGTCGGGGGCACCGCGCTGGCCGGGCTGGTGGTGAGCTCGTACGGTTCCGCGCGCGTGCGCGTGGTGGGCGGTGCGCTGGCGGCCGGTGATGCGCGGATCCCGGTGACGGCGCTGGGCGAGCCCGAGATCCTGGACGCCGAGGAGTCGCGCGCCTGGCGCACGTACAAGGCGGACACCCGCGCCTTCATGCTGATGCGCAGCTACGTGCCGACCGCGGTCCGCGTCGAGGTCACCGATCCGGCCGACCCGACCCCGTACGTCTACGTCTCCACCCGCGAGCCGCAGGCCCTCGTGGCGGCCCTGCAGGCCGCCCGTACCCAGGCGGCCTGA